Proteins encoded by one window of Moorella humiferrea:
- a CDS encoding Rpn family recombination-promoting nuclease/putative transposase: MPDKREPHHSHDKGYKQLFSSKRAFLELLKTFVHEEWTKDIDEDSLVRVEKSYILQDFSEKEADIVYRLKTKGNDVIFYVLLELQSTVNYLMPFRLLLYMVEIWRDIYNNTPEGERERKGFRLPAVVPAVLYNGANNWTAALHFKEILAGYRQFEEHVLDFRYILFDINRYDVEELYQAANLVASIFALDQKMDAGELIRRLRKLAGGLKNLGRDEFRQFATWLSHVFKARLPEPVQEKVDRIIGEVNPWEVEKMITNLEITLEEMQQQAEMRGLIKGRAEGEARGKVEATQDAICKYLKRRFGDASAGLQQKVREMTSLEVLDSVMEELFAANTLEEAGDIIREGINKSLQ, from the coding sequence GTGCCGGATAAAAGAGAGCCCCACCATTCCCACGACAAAGGATACAAGCAGCTTTTCTCCAGCAAGCGGGCATTTCTGGAATTGCTCAAAACCTTTGTCCATGAGGAATGGACGAAAGACATAGATGAAGATAGCCTGGTACGGGTGGAGAAATCCTACATTCTGCAGGACTTTAGCGAGAAAGAAGCAGATATCGTCTACCGTCTGAAGACGAAAGGTAACGACGTGATATTCTATGTTCTGCTGGAACTGCAGTCCACGGTGAACTACCTGATGCCCTTCCGGCTGCTGCTGTACATGGTAGAGATATGGCGGGACATTTACAACAACACGCCGGAGGGCGAGCGGGAGCGCAAGGGATTCCGGCTGCCCGCCGTCGTCCCGGCGGTACTGTACAACGGGGCGAACAACTGGACCGCCGCCCTGCACTTCAAAGAAATACTGGCCGGGTACCGGCAATTTGAGGAGCACGTATTAGACTTCCGGTACATCCTATTTGACATAAACAGGTACGATGTAGAAGAACTTTACCAGGCGGCCAACCTGGTTGCCAGCATATTTGCGCTGGACCAGAAGATGGACGCGGGAGAATTGATCAGGCGGCTGCGGAAGCTGGCCGGCGGGCTGAAGAACCTGGGCCGGGATGAATTCAGGCAATTTGCCACCTGGCTTTCCCATGTATTCAAAGCCAGGCTGCCGGAGCCGGTACAGGAAAAGGTTGACAGGATTATTGGCGAAGTCAATCCGTGGGAGGTGGAAAAGATGATTACGAACCTGGAAATAACCCTTGAAGAGATGCAGCAGCAGGCAGAAATGCGCGGGTTAATTAAAGGCAGGGCTGAAGGCGAGGCGAGGGGCAAGGTTGAAGCAACACAGGACGCCATCTGCAAATACCTCAAGAGGAGGTTTGGCGATGCATCAGCCGGCCTGCAGCAGAAAGTCCGGGAGATGACCAGCCTGGAAGTGCTGGACAGCGTCATGGAGGAATTATTTGCCGCCAACACACTGGAAGAAGCCGGGGACATCATCCGGGAAGGTATCAATAAGTCCCTTCAGTAG
- the ftsE gene encoding cell division ATP-binding protein FtsE produces MSLIQFYNVTKIYPPNITALDDLSVKIDKGEFVFLVGPSGAGKTTFIRLLFREEVPTRGQILIGGRSIARLRRKEVPYLRRNIGIVFQDFRLLPEWTVFENVAFALRVIETPAREIRPRVEKVLERVGLSHRARMFPHQLSGGEQQRAAIARAIVNNPRILVADEPTGNLDPATSREIMKLLEEINYQGTTVIMATHAWDIVNSMRKRVIALQQGRLVRDDREGAYGYEV; encoded by the coding sequence TTGAGTTTAATACAGTTTTACAACGTCACCAAAATTTACCCGCCGAACATCACCGCTTTAGACGACTTAAGCGTGAAGATAGATAAAGGTGAGTTTGTCTTTCTGGTAGGGCCCAGCGGGGCCGGGAAAACCACCTTCATCCGGCTCCTTTTTCGGGAAGAAGTACCGACCAGGGGGCAGATTCTTATCGGCGGCCGGAGCATCGCCCGCCTCAGAAGGAAAGAAGTTCCATATTTAAGGCGCAATATCGGCATTGTTTTCCAGGATTTTCGCTTGTTGCCGGAGTGGACGGTTTTTGAAAATGTAGCCTTCGCCCTGCGGGTGATCGAAACTCCGGCCAGGGAGATCAGGCCCCGGGTGGAAAAGGTTTTGGAACGGGTGGGGTTGAGTCACCGGGCGCGGATGTTTCCCCACCAGCTATCGGGAGGAGAGCAGCAGCGGGCGGCCATCGCTCGGGCCATCGTCAACAACCCCCGCATACTTGTGGCCGACGAACCTACGGGTAACCTCGATCCGGCCACGTCTAGGGAAATCATGAAGCTGCTGGAAGAGATAAACTACCAGGGGACAACGGTAATTATGGCCACCCATGCCTGGGATATCGTCAACAGTATGCGCAAACGCGTCATCGCCCTGCAGCAGGGCCGGCTGGTGCGGGACGACCGGGAGGGGGCCTACGGTTATGAAGTTTAG
- a CDS encoding UPF0236 family transposase-like protein — protein sequence MKGDWAEVDKALSAAERKSKGVERQRITKLRHYLKNNWEGICQTKATERLGAIEGQVFHHIARRMKRHGARWSNKGADHLARLLAARANGELKEAVRLFWQAQPETIRQAVGDKPIRTEGRKHGQDPEEWLRASVPALYGPASGEPWVKYVLRVLAKELPNIA from the coding sequence ATAAAAGGAGACTGGGCTGAAGTAGACAAGGCACTGTCAGCAGCCGAACGAAAGAGCAAAGGAGTTGAGCGTCAGCGAATAACAAAACTACGTCATTATCTAAAAAACAACTGGGAAGGGATCTGTCAGACAAAAGCAACCGAAAGACTGGGAGCGATAGAAGGGCAGGTATTCCACCACATAGCCCGGAGAATGAAACGGCATGGAGCACGTTGGAGTAATAAAGGTGCCGACCATCTCGCGCGCCTGTTGGCGGCCCGTGCCAACGGTGAATTGAAGGAAGCGGTCCGGCTGTTCTGGCAGGCACAACCCGAAACGATCCGTCAGGCTGTTGGAGATAAACCCATACGAACCGAAGGCCGGAAGCACGGCCAAGATCCAGAAGAATGGTTACGGGCCAGTGTACCGGCACTGTATGGTCCAGCATCAGGTGAGCCATGGGTAAAATATGTACTCCGTGTTCTTGCAAAGGAACTACCAAATATTGCTTAA
- a CDS encoding S41 family peptidase: MVGLPKVWRQVKSGLVALCVLITLTLVVGVATHLQEIQQLAKTYTLLRYQALEPVTTDKLLEGAIKGMVDALGDPYSTYLDANTYRHLQESVSGSYGGVGLLITLDEKDRRLMVVSPFKGTPAQRAGIKSRDYIVAIDGRDTSGMDLETAANLMQGQPGTKVELTIIPAGENKPRTVTLVREVIKVPTVDGRMLPGHPGIGYISLTMFNEQTAGDLGRQLEELRQQGMQKLILDLRNNPGGALSAAVDVASYFVAQGPVVYIADQKNTEALMARGYAKPLPLVVLVNKGSASAAEIVAGAIKDTGSGVLVGETTFGKGIVQTIYPLSGGTAVKITTHKYLTPAKQDINKKGITPDYVVPMDPQLEQEVLSRAPDLERDVQLKKALEVLGK; encoded by the coding sequence GTGGTCGGCTTGCCGAAGGTATGGCGGCAGGTTAAAAGCGGTTTAGTGGCCCTCTGCGTTCTTATCACTTTGACCCTGGTGGTCGGCGTAGCCACCCACTTACAGGAGATACAGCAGCTGGCCAAGACATATACCCTGTTGCGTTATCAGGCCCTGGAGCCGGTAACGACGGACAAGCTTTTAGAAGGGGCCATCAAGGGCATGGTCGATGCCCTTGGTGACCCTTATTCTACTTATCTTGATGCCAATACTTACCGCCATCTCCAGGAAAGCGTCAGCGGCAGCTACGGCGGTGTCGGCCTCCTCATTACGCTGGACGAGAAAGATAGGAGGCTGATGGTCGTTTCTCCCTTCAAGGGGACGCCTGCCCAGCGGGCGGGGATTAAAAGCCGGGATTATATCGTGGCCATCGACGGCCGGGATACCAGCGGTATGGATCTGGAGACGGCTGCCAATCTGATGCAGGGGCAGCCGGGGACTAAGGTGGAACTGACCATTATTCCTGCCGGGGAAAATAAGCCCCGCACGGTAACCCTGGTGAGGGAAGTCATCAAAGTGCCGACGGTAGACGGCAGGATGCTTCCCGGGCATCCCGGCATCGGCTACATCAGCCTTACCATGTTCAACGAACAGACGGCCGGGGATTTGGGAAGGCAACTGGAAGAATTACGACAGCAGGGAATGCAGAAATTGATCCTGGACCTGCGTAACAACCCCGGCGGCGCCCTTTCGGCGGCGGTAGATGTCGCCAGTTACTTCGTGGCTCAGGGGCCGGTAGTCTATATCGCCGACCAGAAAAATACCGAAGCCCTGATGGCCAGGGGCTATGCCAAGCCTTTGCCCCTGGTAGTCCTCGTTAACAAAGGCAGCGCCAGCGCGGCGGAAATCGTCGCTGGGGCCATCAAGGATACGGGCAGCGGTGTTCTGGTCGGGGAAACGACCTTTGGTAAAGGGATCGTGCAAACTATATATCCTTTGTCCGGCGGTACTGCCGTGAAGATTACCACCCATAAATACTTGACGCCGGCCAAGCAGGATATAAACAAAAAGGGGATCACCCCTGATTACGTCGTTCCTATGGACCCTCAACTGGAACAGGAGGTTTTATCCAGAGCACCGGACCTCGAGCGGGACGTCCAGCTCAAAAAAGCCCTTGAGGTGCTGGGGAAATAG
- a CDS encoding murein hydrolase activator EnvC family protein has protein sequence MRKKITVWLLIVIFSLGLIPAYGATLDELQKQQQQIQKSIEEQQKLLEQKNDEGEALLKQLEQLEQEIKEKEEEIARLDKELAAAQDKVRRVTDELQQAEAAQEKRMEILRTRLKDIYQVGRVNYLEVLLQATSLEDFLVRMELLAKIAQGDMKLIDEIKAEKEKIAARKAELEAERDKIAQLRRRADDERLQLASRQEDRRQLLAQVEAEKKRVAAALDEMEALARQIAAKIRAEQAKSNRRLGPEGTRGMLWPLPGYTSISSPFGWRIHPLLKTNRFHDGVDIPAPMGTNIIAPLDGKVISTGYLGGYGNHIVIDHGGGLSTMYAHLSVILVQEGQEVKKGQVIGRVGSTGWSTGPHLHFMVLLQGEPTNPMNYY, from the coding sequence TTGCGCAAAAAGATTACGGTCTGGTTACTTATAGTGATTTTTTCTCTGGGTCTCATACCGGCCTACGGCGCCACCCTGGACGAGCTGCAAAAACAGCAGCAGCAGATCCAGAAAAGCATAGAGGAACAGCAGAAACTCCTGGAGCAAAAAAACGATGAAGGAGAAGCCCTCTTAAAGCAACTGGAGCAGTTAGAACAGGAGATCAAAGAGAAGGAAGAAGAGATTGCCAGGTTAGATAAAGAACTGGCGGCAGCCCAGGACAAGGTCCGCCGGGTGACGGATGAGCTCCAGCAGGCCGAAGCCGCCCAGGAAAAACGTATGGAGATCCTCCGCACCCGCCTGAAGGATATCTATCAGGTGGGGCGGGTAAATTACCTGGAAGTCCTCCTTCAGGCTACCAGCCTGGAAGACTTCCTGGTGCGCATGGAGCTTTTAGCCAAGATCGCCCAGGGGGACATGAAGCTCATCGATGAGATCAAAGCTGAAAAGGAAAAAATAGCCGCCCGCAAGGCCGAACTTGAAGCCGAGCGAGATAAAATCGCCCAGCTTCGCCGCAGGGCCGACGACGAGCGGCTGCAGCTGGCCTCCCGTCAGGAAGACCGCCGGCAGCTTCTGGCCCAGGTCGAGGCGGAGAAAAAACGGGTTGCCGCCGCTCTGGATGAGATGGAAGCCCTGGCCCGTCAGATTGCCGCCAAAATCCGGGCCGAGCAGGCCAAAAGCAATCGCCGCTTGGGTCCAGAAGGAACCAGGGGTATGCTCTGGCCCCTGCCTGGATATACGAGCATCTCATCGCCCTTCGGCTGGCGTATCCATCCCCTGTTAAAGACCAACCGCTTCCATGACGGCGTGGATATCCCGGCCCCCATGGGGACGAATATCATTGCACCCCTTGACGGTAAGGTAATTTCCACCGGTTATTTAGGGGGATACGGCAATCACATCGTCATCGATCATGGTGGGGGGTTGTCCACCATGTACGCCCACCTGTCGGTCATTCTGGTACAGGAAGGCCAGGAAGTCAAGAAAGGGCAGGTAATAGGCCGCGTAGGCTCAACGGGCTGGAGCACCGGGCCTCATCTGCACTTTATGGTCCTCCTGCAGGGTGAGCCTACAAACCCCATGAATTATTACTAA
- a CDS encoding copper amine oxidase N-terminal domain-containing protein, whose amino-acid sequence MKKKIVMLVVTILALALAGATAWAGSNSNVRVLVDGREIHPDVPAYINENNRTMIPYRAVSEALGATVDWNEADRSVTVWYEGRTVVVWIGKNTYTVNGQQKVMDTVPVIKNDRTMIPLRAVAEGLGCRVEWSQRDWTVYVISSKALTGTPAGEILGGNTLVNSYTGTWPVRTPTSLPFTTLQYGLTIYDYQIKDRTVDVRMSTFNSEVLMIKKKDGTWYNSAPSKEAYAGAYTINPDGTVTVHYPLYHLDLSCNPQDIAEMYIGTYGEFVKLP is encoded by the coding sequence ATGAAGAAGAAAATCGTGATGCTGGTAGTAACCATTCTGGCTCTGGCCCTTGCGGGAGCAACGGCCTGGGCAGGTAGTAACTCCAACGTTAGGGTTTTAGTTGACGGCAGGGAAATTCACCCTGACGTGCCCGCGTATATCAACGAAAACAACCGCACCATGATCCCATACCGGGCTGTTTCGGAAGCGTTGGGTGCAACGGTGGACTGGAATGAGGCCGATCGGAGCGTTACCGTCTGGTATGAAGGGAGAACCGTAGTAGTCTGGATCGGAAAAAACACTTATACGGTTAATGGCCAGCAGAAGGTCATGGACACCGTGCCCGTAATCAAAAATGATCGCACCATGATTCCTTTGCGAGCGGTCGCCGAAGGGTTGGGGTGCAGGGTTGAGTGGTCGCAAAGGGACTGGACGGTATATGTAATAAGTAGTAAAGCACTAACAGGAACTCCTGCTGGAGAAATTTTAGGTGGTAATACTTTGGTAAATAGTTATACAGGTACATGGCCAGTTCGTACACCAACCTCGCTACCGTTTACCACCTTACAATATGGCTTAACCATTTATGATTACCAAATAAAAGATCGAACGGTAGATGTTCGTATGTCTACTTTTAATAGTGAAGTATTGATGATTAAGAAAAAAGATGGAACATGGTATAATTCTGCACCAAGTAAAGAGGCATACGCTGGAGCTTATACTATTAACCCAGACGGTACAGTTACGGTACATTATCCTTTGTATCATCTAGATTTAAGTTGTAATCCACAGGACATCGCGGAAATGTATATAGGTACTTATGGCGAATTTGTTAAGCTACCATAG
- the istB gene encoding IS21-like element helper ATPase IstB encodes MSNKLTCYLENQMQALKLKGMLAHYQEVTEKASQNNLSYTEYLSLLFEEELKRKNEGTVKTKINKARFPFIKTLEEFDFSFQPSIREKEIIALGSLDFVEKKENIIFLGPPGVGKTHLSVALGIKACMAKYRVAFITAQKLLEELLLSAKDGSLLDKLLSYSRLNLLIIDELGYMPVTKEQANLLFRLVSMRYEKGSIILTSNYNFNEWGEIFSDQVVAAAIIDRLVHHARIFYINGTSYRLKGKLKAANDR; translated from the coding sequence ATGAGCAACAAATTAACCTGTTATCTGGAAAATCAGATGCAGGCCTTAAAACTAAAGGGGATGCTCGCCCATTACCAGGAGGTAACAGAGAAGGCTTCGCAAAACAACCTCTCTTATACCGAATACCTCTCCCTCCTCTTTGAAGAGGAGTTAAAAAGGAAAAACGAAGGCACGGTCAAGACGAAAATCAATAAAGCACGTTTCCCCTTTATCAAAACCCTGGAGGAATTTGACTTTAGCTTTCAACCATCCATCCGGGAAAAAGAAATTATCGCTTTAGGCTCCCTGGATTTTGTGGAGAAAAAGGAGAATATCATCTTCCTGGGTCCCCCTGGGGTCGGCAAGACGCATCTGTCAGTGGCCTTAGGTATCAAGGCCTGCATGGCTAAATATCGGGTAGCATTTATCACGGCCCAGAAGCTTTTAGAAGAACTACTTTTGAGCGCCAAAGACGGCAGCCTCCTCGACAAGCTGCTGAGTTACTCCCGGCTGAACCTTTTAATCATCGACGAACTCGGCTACATGCCCGTAACTAAAGAACAGGCCAACCTCCTCTTCCGCCTGGTCTCCATGCGTTACGAGAAGGGGAGCATTATCCTGACCAGCAACTATAACTTCAACGAATGGGGGGAGATATTTTCCGACCAAGTGGTGGCTGCGGCCATAATTGACCGGCTTGTGCATCACGCCCGCATTTTCTATATTAACGGCACTAGCTACCGGCTCAAAGGTAAACTGAAAGCAGCCAACGACCGTTAA
- the istA gene encoding IS21 family transposase, whose protein sequence is MYKWQRIKALHAQGVGIRQIARDVGVSRNTVRKYLKEAGPPQFKAREYVKELDKFLEEIKIMLAKGYIGTRIYKELKDKGYQGSLASVHRYLRSIKAEDNAAKLATTRVETGPGKQMQYDWKVWTLPVDGKPLKIYLHEVVLSFSRMKFYTFSLSITTADVIRVLVEAIDFFGGYAPELVIDNGKQMVITHQKDGIVRYNDEFLKFCGLYGIQPSACANYRARTKGKVERPFYYVQEHLLRGLEVGDLNEFAVKLSEFQEAYNKRPHSSLGRPPEEMFAEEKGCLLQIPAVEPAFLHHKEPRKVSNDGYISHDGNLYPVPMRYCLRRVWVENIYGRRLKVYDEAGALLGEFDLDLKKQTARPLHPEHETINRQYQEKKLKLRSALVEKFISAFGEDGQRYLEGLRDKNGANLYWHLAEILSYQDIYNREDIIAAIKECLKIGSYHKNSVKRLLEQKAVAPLSYTCDPASVNMPPGKIKRDLSCYALKESEVAAVS, encoded by the coding sequence ATGTACAAATGGCAGCGCATCAAGGCACTGCATGCTCAAGGGGTCGGCATCAGGCAAATAGCCAGGGATGTTGGGGTGTCCAGGAATACCGTCAGGAAGTACCTGAAAGAAGCCGGCCCGCCCCAGTTTAAAGCTAGGGAGTACGTTAAAGAACTGGACAAGTTTCTGGAAGAAATCAAGATTATGCTTGCCAAGGGATATATCGGCACAAGGATTTACAAAGAACTGAAAGATAAGGGCTATCAAGGCTCCCTAGCCAGCGTCCACCGTTATCTTAGGTCCATAAAGGCAGAAGATAATGCAGCTAAATTAGCTACCACCCGGGTGGAAACCGGCCCGGGTAAGCAGATGCAGTACGATTGGAAGGTGTGGACGTTACCGGTAGACGGGAAGCCCCTGAAAATATATCTCCACGAGGTGGTCTTATCCTTTAGCCGGATGAAATTTTATACCTTCTCTTTAAGCATCACCACCGCCGACGTGATCCGGGTTCTGGTTGAGGCCATTGACTTCTTCGGCGGTTATGCCCCGGAGTTGGTGATAGACAACGGCAAGCAAATGGTCATCACCCACCAAAAAGACGGTATCGTCCGGTACAATGATGAGTTCCTCAAATTCTGCGGGCTATATGGCATCCAGCCTTCGGCTTGCGCCAACTACCGTGCCCGGACCAAGGGAAAGGTGGAACGCCCCTTTTACTATGTCCAGGAACACCTGCTACGGGGCCTGGAGGTGGGGGACTTGAACGAATTCGCTGTAAAGCTTTCCGAGTTCCAGGAAGCCTACAACAAGAGGCCCCACAGCAGCTTAGGCCGACCGCCGGAGGAGATGTTTGCCGAGGAAAAAGGATGCCTTCTCCAAATACCTGCTGTCGAACCGGCCTTCTTACACCATAAAGAACCCCGGAAGGTGAGCAATGACGGCTATATATCCCATGACGGCAATCTCTACCCCGTACCTATGCGCTACTGCTTAAGGAGGGTGTGGGTCGAAAACATCTACGGCCGGCGCCTGAAGGTATATGACGAGGCAGGTGCGCTTTTAGGGGAGTTCGACCTTGACCTTAAAAAACAAACCGCCCGTCCCCTTCACCCCGAACACGAAACCATCAACCGTCAATACCAGGAAAAGAAACTGAAACTGCGCTCGGCCCTGGTGGAGAAGTTTATCAGCGCCTTCGGCGAAGACGGCCAAAGGTATCTGGAAGGCCTGCGTGATAAGAACGGGGCCAACCTGTACTGGCACCTGGCAGAAATCTTAAGCTACCAAGACATATACAACCGGGAAGATATCATAGCAGCCATCAAAGAATGCTTGAAAATCGGCTCTTATCACAAAAACAGCGTAAAAAGGCTCTTAGAGCAGAAAGCAGTCGCCCCGCTTTCTTATACTTGTGACCCCGCAAGTGTCAATATGCCGCCAGGTAAAATCAAACGGGACCTCTCCTGTTATGCCCTAAAGGAGAGCGAGGTGGCGGCAGTATCATGA
- the ftsX gene encoding permease-like cell division protein FtsX, with protein MKFRTFGYFFKQAGISLWRNFWMSLAAAASVAISMFLLGAFLLLVFNVNYIASRLQSNVEIAAFFRVDMPRQEAYQIMDRVKGMPGVAEVILVPKEEGLKELSRQFGGEGELLEATGGVNPLPDYLRVRVANPETIHEIARAIANLPGVEKVNYGQEVVERLFAVVRWLRWLGAGVILVLGLGALFLIVLTIRLTVYSRRREISIMKYVGATDWFIRWPFFLEGLFLGLAGSACAALAVYISYKLLLQRLETALVFIPLLNDQQLLLNSVFCLAAGGALVGALGSLLSIRRFLKV; from the coding sequence ATGAAGTTTAGAACCTTTGGCTATTTCTTCAAGCAGGCGGGGATATCTCTGTGGCGCAATTTCTGGATGAGCCTGGCGGCGGCGGCCAGCGTGGCCATCTCCATGTTTCTCCTGGGGGCCTTTCTCTTACTAGTTTTTAACGTCAATTATATCGCTTCAAGGCTTCAGTCTAACGTAGAAATTGCCGCCTTTTTCCGGGTGGACATGCCCCGACAGGAAGCCTACCAGATTATGGATAGGGTTAAAGGGATGCCCGGAGTAGCGGAAGTCATTTTGGTACCCAAAGAAGAAGGATTGAAAGAATTGAGCCGGCAGTTCGGAGGTGAAGGGGAGCTTTTAGAAGCCACCGGCGGTGTCAACCCCCTCCCCGACTATTTGCGGGTTCGAGTGGCTAATCCAGAAACTATCCATGAAATAGCCCGGGCCATTGCAAACCTCCCGGGGGTGGAAAAGGTTAACTACGGCCAGGAAGTCGTCGAGCGCCTTTTTGCCGTGGTGCGCTGGCTGCGGTGGCTGGGGGCAGGCGTCATCCTGGTGCTGGGGTTGGGCGCCCTTTTCCTGATAGTCCTGACCATCCGTCTTACCGTTTACTCGCGCCGTCGGGAAATTAGCATCATGAAGTATGTCGGGGCAACCGACTGGTTTATCCGCTGGCCCTTTTTTCTGGAAGGCTTATTTTTAGGGCTGGCGGGTTCGGCATGTGCGGCCCTGGCCGTGTATATAAGTTATAAATTGCTGCTGCAAAGGCTGGAAACAGCCCTGGTCTTTATACCCCTCCTTAACGACCAGCAACTTTTATTAAATAGTGTTTTTTGTTTGGCTGCCGGGGGTGCTTTGGTGGGTGCCTTGGGGAGCCTCTTGTCCATCAGGCGCTTTCTTAAAGTATAG